From Saprospiraceae bacterium, one genomic window encodes:
- the cas1 gene encoding CRISPR-associated endonuclease Cas1: protein MHVFIEEYGVKLDIEEEMLRIVYGEIERKSSFLKISSINILKPATVTTAVLCAAANHQVPVLMYSNTGRVEAWVWSPKYANIAQLRKQQVYFCDGPDCLKWVTGLLDHKCRHQIQNLRWLADRVSSAAWELQRIMIKMEHLRRMLAEAKNQESIRGCEGAASKWYWSGVSIGMNKYIKFEGREKRRAKDQFNQSLNYMYGILYGMVESSLLMYGLDPYMGLLHAIQYDKPSLVFDQIEPFRPWVDKMLMQLYIQKRIPQEIREGDLSLSLAHRKILIGQFFKEMDQRSLLNAKRIKKIDHIHHLSQKLVRTIRGEE from the coding sequence ATGCATGTTTTTATTGAAGAATACGGCGTAAAACTGGACATCGAAGAAGAGATGCTGAGAATCGTGTACGGAGAAATCGAAAGGAAATCCAGTTTCCTTAAAATCAGCAGCATCAATATTTTGAAACCAGCTACCGTAACCACAGCGGTGCTTTGTGCGGCGGCCAATCACCAGGTGCCGGTTCTGATGTATTCCAATACCGGTAGGGTAGAAGCCTGGGTCTGGAGTCCCAAGTACGCCAACATTGCGCAATTGAGGAAGCAACAAGTTTATTTTTGCGATGGACCTGATTGTTTGAAGTGGGTCACAGGGCTCCTGGACCACAAATGCCGGCATCAAATCCAAAATCTGCGTTGGTTGGCAGACAGGGTGTCTTCGGCAGCCTGGGAGCTTCAAAGGATCATGATCAAAATGGAACATCTTCGGAGAATGTTAGCAGAAGCAAAAAACCAGGAGAGCATCAGAGGATGTGAAGGAGCAGCTTCAAAATGGTATTGGAGCGGTGTATCGATTGGAATGAACAAGTATATCAAATTTGAAGGTAGGGAAAAAAGACGTGCCAAAGACCAGTTCAACCAGAGTCTCAATTACATGTATGGGATTTTGTATGGTATGGTCGAATCCAGCCTGCTGATGTATGGTTTGGATCCCTACATGGGATTGCTTCACGCCATCCAGTATGACAAGCCCAGTCTGGTCTTTGACCAGATAGAGCCCTTCAGACCCTGGGTGGACAAGATGTTGATGCAGTTGTATATTCAAAAAAGAATCCCTCAAGAGATCAGAGAAGGAGATCTAAGTCTGAGTCTTGCCCACCGCAAGATTTTGATCGGGCAGTTTTTCAAAGAAATGGATCAGAGGAGTCTGCTCAATGCAAAGCGCATTAAGAAAATAGACCACATTCACCACCTGAGCCAGAAATTGGTGAGGACCATCCGGGGAGAAGAATGA
- a CDS encoding TIGR03986 family CRISPR-associated RAMP protein: MKKGKIYFNPNDKLKYLILEDGKEIKLPRGYFKADIKASEKLEVNYDESKMKDGIPFIEQALPTKIQNQGQMNQNNREPARAPYNFVPLNETVISGQPQPNHDRFYSEDAKLNREDNKRYSGYVDVQIKTVTPFFIRQEKEQTDFFRVINGKPIIPGSTFRGLIRNMVEILSFSKIEFYDNKHFYKRFNIINDNPNDIKWGFIRRVGKNFKIFEITTKPTQVQHIENNLSKTPYNYKFNNDSVVYSVGKFQGICRVWKFQTNFKSGDGFEVPRDVIDGYNGDVNRDEKSIHILKSLEKGFIVDGTKDNIHIGPEKNQVPIQGIPVFFRAPDGDVISFGNSKFHRIPYEHKIGDFIVQNSSGTTEDFTKAIFGSTDYSTRVFFEDGLLQQINEPEQFEVSIPQLPKILSSPKPTSYQLYLEQKDLNVSETNQRTWKDRGETVIRGYKGYWHRKTSSNKLDKHSWIENGPQTNSHSKEIKPLKAGASFCSRLRFENLTAEELGALLCAIELPKDCCHKMGMGKPLGLGSVEIEISNFIIIDRQKRYGKLFDGSAWHIGLDTNKLSSDYFKNKFAKLVCSVLQMSFKESEGVMNLWNIERLSHFQKILSFSYDHNGHFTGIEKLDNFQWLNISRYMEIQFKPSKDSPYFRVEDDEKKPKNEYKNRPILPNPNEVVQKDIYKKP, encoded by the coding sequence ATGAAAAAGGGCAAGATATATTTTAATCCAAATGATAAACTTAAGTACCTTATATTGGAGGATGGGAAAGAAATTAAATTGCCCAGAGGTTACTTCAAGGCTGATATTAAGGCATCTGAAAAATTAGAGGTGAATTATGATGAGAGTAAAATGAAAGATGGCATTCCTTTTATCGAACAAGCTTTGCCAACAAAAATTCAAAATCAAGGTCAAATGAATCAAAATAACAGAGAACCTGCGCGGGCTCCATACAATTTTGTTCCGTTGAATGAAACTGTCATATCTGGACAGCCACAGCCCAACCATGATAGATTCTATTCTGAAGATGCAAAACTAAACAGAGAAGATAATAAGCGGTATTCGGGATATGTTGATGTGCAAATTAAAACAGTAACGCCTTTTTTTATCAGACAAGAGAAGGAGCAGACCGATTTTTTTAGGGTGATAAACGGGAAACCAATAATTCCCGGCAGTACATTTCGAGGATTAATACGGAATATGGTTGAAATATTGTCATTTAGTAAGATAGAGTTTTATGACAACAAGCATTTTTACAAGCGATTCAACATAATAAATGATAACCCGAATGACATTAAATGGGGGTTTATCAGAAGAGTTGGAAAAAATTTTAAGATTTTCGAAATCACAACGAAACCAACTCAAGTCCAACACATAGAGAATAATTTATCAAAGACTCCCTACAACTATAAGTTTAACAATGATTCAGTTGTGTATTCAGTTGGAAAATTTCAAGGTATATGCAGAGTTTGGAAATTTCAAACAAATTTCAAAAGTGGCGATGGTTTTGAAGTTCCGAGGGATGTTATTGACGGTTATAATGGAGATGTAAACCGCGATGAAAAGTCAATACACATACTTAAATCTCTTGAAAAAGGATTTATAGTAGATGGAACTAAAGATAATATTCATATTGGCCCTGAAAAGAATCAAGTGCCAATTCAAGGAATTCCTGTCTTTTTTAGAGCACCCGATGGCGATGTGATTTCATTTGGAAATTCCAAGTTTCACAGAATTCCATACGAACACAAAATAGGAGATTTCATTGTTCAAAATTCCTCTGGGACAACAGAGGATTTTACAAAGGCAATTTTTGGCAGTACAGATTATTCTACACGCGTATTTTTTGAGGATGGGCTTCTTCAACAAATTAACGAGCCTGAACAATTTGAAGTGTCAATTCCTCAACTGCCAAAAATTTTATCGTCTCCAAAACCAACATCTTACCAACTCTATTTAGAACAAAAAGACCTGAATGTATCAGAGACGAACCAAAGGACTTGGAAAGATAGAGGCGAAACAGTCATCAGAGGTTACAAGGGATATTGGCACCGAAAAACATCATCAAATAAGCTTGATAAGCATTCCTGGATTGAGAATGGGCCACAAACTAATAGTCATTCGAAAGAAATCAAACCGCTTAAAGCAGGAGCGTCATTTTGTTCTCGCTTGAGATTTGAGAATTTAACCGCTGAAGAATTGGGTGCTCTCCTTTGTGCAATTGAACTGCCAAAGGACTGTTGTCACAAAATGGGTATGGGTAAGCCATTAGGGCTTGGGTCAGTAGAAATTGAAATTAGCAATTTCATCATTATTGACAGACAAAAAAGATATGGAAAACTCTTTGATGGAAGTGCCTGGCATATAGGGCTAGATACGAACAAACTTTCATCTGATTATTTCAAGAACAAATTTGCAAAATTGGTTTGTAGTGTTCTTCAAATGTCTTTCAAAGAAAGTGAGGGTGTAATGAATTTGTGGAATATTGAAAGGCTTTCCCATTTCCAAAAAATATTAAGTTTTTCATATGATCATAATGGTCATTTTACAGGAATTGAAAAATTGGATAATTTTCAATGGCTTAATATCTCACGATATATGGAGATTCAATTTAAACCATCAAAAGACTCTCCCTATTTCAGAGTTGAAGATGATGAGAAGAAGCCGAAAAACGAATACAAAAACCGTCCCATCCTACCTAATCCCAATGAAGTCGTTCAAAAGGATATTTATAAGAAACCATAA
- a CDS encoding RNA-directed DNA polymerase, producing the protein MANRSTIRSKAKRFEKLRTVFEFAHWLGREEAKLQLLSFKPRYKEYQIPKPGGGWRQIEDPEPKLKSVLQKLNEHLQACYYSVRPASAYGFVISASEDEDRNIVTNAKKHLGCKHLLNIDLKDFFHQIREDKVVAIFSRHFPQFEDALIDLLARLVCYKARLPMGAPTSPVLSNYAAIPLDEQLMAYCSQSGISYTRYADDLSFSSKQAISRIDYEHFLHCVQTCGFEVNPKKIRWAKENNPKEITGLFLKMGEVCLEENYLRQLETEIGRYITYYEVEARYRTGASMKKLKLFEQELRGKLSFAQLVEPDNERIDYLRDQMDQAKEALEDFESVHWLDLPYGF; encoded by the coding sequence ATGGCCAATCGCAGTACCATCCGATCCAAAGCAAAGAGGTTTGAAAAACTGCGGACGGTCTTTGAGTTTGCCCATTGGCTCGGTAGGGAGGAGGCCAAATTACAACTCCTCTCCTTCAAACCCCGGTACAAGGAATACCAGATTCCAAAACCGGGAGGAGGCTGGAGACAGATCGAGGATCCGGAACCCAAACTCAAATCTGTCTTGCAAAAACTCAACGAACATCTGCAAGCCTGTTATTATTCGGTTCGTCCCGCCTCTGCTTACGGTTTTGTCATCTCCGCATCGGAAGATGAGGATCGCAACATTGTGACCAATGCCAAAAAGCATCTCGGATGCAAACATTTGCTCAACATCGATCTCAAGGATTTTTTTCATCAAATCCGGGAAGACAAGGTGGTGGCGATTTTCTCACGACATTTTCCACAATTCGAGGATGCACTCATTGACTTGTTGGCCAGACTTGTGTGCTACAAAGCCAGACTGCCGATGGGTGCGCCCACCTCGCCGGTGCTTTCCAATTACGCCGCCATACCATTGGACGAACAACTCATGGCTTATTGCAGCCAATCCGGGATCAGCTATACCAGATATGCGGATGATTTGAGTTTTTCCAGTAAGCAAGCAATCAGCAGAATCGATTACGAACATTTTCTACATTGCGTACAGACCTGTGGTTTTGAAGTCAATCCCAAAAAAATACGGTGGGCCAAAGAAAACAACCCAAAGGAAATCACCGGACTTTTTTTGAAAATGGGAGAAGTCTGTCTGGAAGAAAACTATTTGCGGCAGCTGGAAACTGAAATTGGGCGATACATTACATATTATGAAGTTGAAGCCCGATACCGCACAGGAGCATCGATGAAAAAACTCAAATTGTTCGAGCAAGAATTAAGAGGCAAGCTCAGTTTTGCCCAATTGGTGGAGCCCGACAATGAGCGGATCGACTATCTCAGGGACCAAATGGATCAGGCCAAAGAAGCGCTGGAAGATTTTGAAAGCGTGCATTGGCTTGACCTGCCTTATGGATTCTAA
- the cas2 gene encoding CRISPR-associated endonuclease Cas2, with product MIFYDIESNPVRTKLHNKLEALGFVRLQYSVFCGMHSDSQWRYCRDEIDQVIKDKLGPGDKLNIMTVKPIDLRQMHFLGEPADLDAILNPPKILWI from the coding sequence ATGATTTTCTACGACATCGAGAGCAATCCGGTCCGGACCAAGCTGCACAACAAGTTGGAAGCGCTGGGATTTGTCCGATTACAGTATTCTGTATTTTGCGGTATGCACAGTGACAGCCAATGGCGGTATTGCAGGGATGAAATCGATCAGGTAATCAAAGACAAGCTAGGACCTGGCGATAAACTAAATATTATGACGGTCAAACCCATAGATCTGAGACAGATGCATTTTTTAGGAGAACCGGCGGATCTGGACGCCATTTTGAATCCACCAAAGATACTTTGGATCTGA
- a CDS encoding CRISPR-associated protein, whose product MLINLSNHPSSKWSSEQLDAAEKSYQLIEDIPFPHVPPEAETFEVEAMAFELFENIKLHLGSPRWLDAIHIAGEMTFTMAFVALAQRQGFNCISSTTKRIVEDKPDGSKISVFKFCRFRTYPNLNPNNERN is encoded by the coding sequence ATGTTAATCAACCTTTCCAATCACCCTTCTTCAAAATGGTCATCAGAACAATTAGATGCCGCAGAGAAAAGTTATCAGCTTATTGAAGATATCCCATTTCCACATGTTCCACCAGAAGCAGAAACTTTTGAAGTGGAAGCAATGGCTTTTGAATTATTCGAAAATATAAAATTACATCTTGGATCTCCAAGATGGTTAGATGCAATCCATATTGCCGGGGAAATGACTTTTACAATGGCGTTCGTTGCTTTGGCTCAAAGGCAGGGTTTCAATTGTATTTCATCAACAACCAAAAGAATTGTCGAGGACAAGCCTGATGGAAGCAAAATTTCAGTATTTAAATTTTGCCGTTTTAGAACCTATCCAAACTTAAATCCAAATAATGAAAGAAATTAG